A portion of the Candidatus Pristimantibacillus lignocellulolyticus genome contains these proteins:
- a CDS encoding beta-N-acetylglucosaminidase domain-containing protein has translation MKKGIVLLLIFTMIIGSFAGINRPVAAAAAATVPYTIYPNPHDVNYHDKQFEVSETINIVYESKVDSYTKKRVEEVLAVKNIKFTESSGIVEDKTNFLVGVNGSNEYVDNYFESKKLRDATILAKLDANIISIDNNVIAVLGKDVDSAFYGVTTVKHIFKQMNGRTIEALTIKDYADVKGRGFIEGYYGEPWSNEDRAELMTFGGEFKMNSYIYAPKDDPKHNSKWRELYTEDELLKISKLAEAGNASKTRFVYTLHPFMSNAIRFNTEENYQADLTIIKAKFTQLLNAGVRKFGILADDAGVPAQGAQTYVKLMIDLSNWLVEQQSTYDGLVTDMIFCPNDYMGWGDSAQIQTLKQLPKSVSIVMTGGKVWGEVSNNFTQQFTNNAGRGPYLWINWPCTDNSKKHLIMGGNETFLQPNVDPANIEGIVLNPMQQSEASKSAIFANADYAWNIWDNTDQAKQNWSDSFAYMDHLNINETPASNALRELSKHMINQNMDSRVAVLQESVELAPKLNEFKALLGKGKITDKAQALITEFEVIRDAAITYKANPGNPRTRDQIVYWLDSAVDTADAAIFLLKAEIAHESGNSSSVWENYSQGQAAYDASLKHPFRYIDHYEYAEVGVQHLVPFIKTLLNDVSIKVQSSVNPDSNVARVITNRTDTPTGNIDNILDNTVGTEVIYKNPNTIMTGTYIGVRYEKSLTFNTVRFELGHASNNADTFGASKAQYTIDGVNWIDIEGTQYGNINKIVLENLNLKARGIRLIATNDRTNTWFGIKDIVVNETKVVNETLQYTLMVPSHFTVYQGTGANLFDGNDSTFIWYNPSGTIKDTSVVGDYIGVDLKKEIDLGKVYFAVGRDNGDKWTEYQLEYSTDNVNYTLYKKYTGKASGLDKVEEDLTGIKARYVRLKNLKNVNVWIKFSEIRVEVAKLSSEYTYTNNDNYKNIASQHTLENTSLAVTTNITLKPQQYVGVKLERIKELDHVTVSTTSDKLTLQASANEVEWNTPIEGAIVKYVRLLNNTDEDITFNLNEFSVSSKEIYGPSFVGTDMGISAAYGADDSRNAGTLLAPFDKKFGTKAIFTDFQRKGQYITYSVGEPRIFNSLRVYNEENNINYIRDAKVQLSMDNKTWTDVITLGDGLDNLAGGKPNYADMIADGYTHDSANPGNYYYGNDNIGGIEAKYIRIVYTADFLARFAHINEFVINGGEYVETENNPTFVVDPIEEEGFGPGRLIDGNLTTAFKPNMTNRTDGSLTYRLSDKTDVAVITIVQGSNAISNATVSGRVGTDQWVDLGILDRSLTTIYNSTYDHIFEIKLSWGNVQPLIYEMNISTNKELIPAEADKIALLEAITEAEKKVQADYTVESWNIFSQALTVAQAMNKKQYATQVEVDSAVSALIEAQSKLVEVASDSKEITAFSFMDLSPAVTGTINGSNINLTVPYGTDVSALIATFTSTGTLIQVDGVDQVSGTTANNFISQVAYTVTAQDGTTQIYTVTVTVAPSNEKEITSFSFAGLSPEVIGTINGSNIDLIVPYGTDVSTLIATFTSTGSSIQVNGTDQVSGTTANDFTTPVTYTVTAQDGTTQFYTVKVTVVTSNSKEILAFSFNELSPAVIGKINGSNIDLTVPHGTDVSALIATFTSTGSLVEVAGTTQVSGTTANDFTIPVTYTITAQDGTTQTYSVSVIVAASSSKEITEFSFMGLSPEVTGTINGTNIALTVPNGTDLSELIATFTSTGTTVEVDGITQVSGTTANDFTTPVTYIVTAQDGTTQTYIVTVAVTVAPSSEKAITAFSFKGLSPEVTGTINGTNIALTVPYGTDVRALIATFSCTGTSVQVDGTEQLSGITANNFTLPVTYTVTAKDGTTQTYTVTVKVAAGSTNNVDPEPVKKNDGKLTLLIGGTGTANLHDEIKVNVPVGSISQPLQLTIEKILNPSNLINDNDVLISPVFEIVKNFSDEFIKPITVTVKFDPSKLGDNQKPSIAYYDEEKKTWIALGGTVSGDEITVEVSDVATLAVFGVNEPVVPSVELADIQGHWAEEAINKAIVQGIVNGYPDGSFRPEASITRQEFIVMLVHALKLEGDQSTLLFNDNTKISDWAKDEISLAVQAGIVNGYADGTFRPNAQISRVEMSALLEAAMRIVYGMNVETENELTFTDNENIPAWAKEAVAVVASNGLMTGRGDNNFVPNEATTRAEAITVIMRLLELEK, from the coding sequence ATGAAAAAAGGGATTGTGTTATTATTAATTTTCACAATGATCATTGGTAGTTTTGCTGGAATAAATAGACCAGTAGCTGCCGCTGCCGCCGCAACAGTGCCGTATACCATTTATCCAAATCCTCACGATGTTAACTACCATGATAAGCAGTTTGAAGTAAGTGAAACGATAAATATCGTATATGAATCGAAAGTAGATTCTTATACGAAAAAAAGAGTTGAAGAAGTATTAGCTGTTAAAAATATTAAATTCACCGAATCAAGTGGCATTGTTGAAGATAAAACAAACTTTCTAGTTGGTGTTAATGGGTCAAACGAATATGTAGATAATTATTTTGAAAGTAAGAAATTAAGAGATGCAACGATACTAGCAAAGCTTGATGCCAATATTATTTCTATCGATAATAATGTCATTGCTGTGCTCGGAAAAGATGTTGATTCTGCGTTTTATGGAGTTACGACTGTAAAACATATTTTCAAACAAATGAATGGTCGTACAATTGAAGCGCTAACCATTAAAGATTATGCAGATGTAAAAGGTAGAGGTTTCATTGAAGGGTATTATGGGGAACCTTGGTCGAATGAAGATCGTGCCGAATTAATGACCTTTGGTGGCGAGTTCAAAATGAATTCTTATATTTACGCGCCCAAGGATGATCCAAAACATAATAGCAAATGGAGAGAATTGTATACGGAAGATGAACTTTTGAAAATTAGCAAACTTGCTGAAGCGGGTAATGCTAGTAAAACTAGATTTGTGTATACACTTCATCCATTTATGAGTAATGCGATTCGATTTAATACTGAAGAAAATTATCAAGCGGATTTAACGATTATTAAAGCGAAATTTACCCAATTGTTAAATGCGGGTGTTAGAAAGTTTGGTATTCTGGCAGATGATGCAGGGGTTCCGGCACAAGGGGCTCAAACGTATGTGAAATTAATGATCGATCTATCTAATTGGTTAGTAGAACAACAATCAACATACGATGGATTAGTTACAGATATGATCTTCTGTCCTAATGATTACATGGGATGGGGAGATAGTGCTCAAATACAAACCTTAAAACAATTACCAAAGTCCGTTAGTATCGTTATGACTGGTGGTAAGGTTTGGGGAGAAGTTTCGAATAATTTTACTCAGCAATTTACAAATAATGCTGGAAGAGGACCGTACTTATGGATTAACTGGCCTTGTACGGATAACTCCAAAAAACACTTAATTATGGGCGGTAATGAAACATTTTTACAGCCTAATGTTGACCCTGCTAATATTGAAGGTATTGTATTGAATCCAATGCAGCAATCAGAAGCGAGTAAATCGGCTATTTTCGCTAATGCCGATTATGCATGGAATATTTGGGATAATACTGATCAAGCAAAACAAAATTGGTCTGACTCATTTGCATACATGGATCATCTTAATATTAATGAAACTCCAGCTTCGAACGCTCTTAGAGAGTTATCAAAGCACATGATCAATCAAAATATGGATAGTCGTGTGGCAGTATTGCAAGAATCAGTTGAATTGGCTCCAAAGTTAAATGAGTTTAAAGCATTATTAGGTAAGGGGAAAATTACGGATAAAGCTCAGGCATTAATTACTGAATTTGAAGTTATTCGTGATGCAGCAATAACCTATAAAGCCAATCCGGGTAATCCAAGAACAAGAGATCAGATTGTCTATTGGTTAGATAGTGCTGTAGATACTGCGGATGCAGCGATTTTCTTATTAAAGGCAGAGATTGCTCATGAAAGTGGAAATAGCTCATCTGTATGGGAAAACTATAGTCAAGGTCAAGCTGCTTACGATGCTTCACTAAAGCATCCGTTCCGCTATATTGATCACTATGAATACGCTGAAGTAGGGGTCCAACATCTCGTACCGTTTATCAAAACATTATTAAATGACGTTTCGATTAAGGTGCAATCGAGTGTAAATCCTGATAGTAACGTTGCAAGAGTAATTACCAATCGCACAGATACTCCTACTGGTAACATAGACAATATATTAGACAACACTGTGGGTACGGAAGTAATCTATAAAAATCCTAATACGATTATGACCGGCACATATATTGGAGTACGTTACGAAAAATCTCTAACATTCAATACGGTACGCTTTGAATTAGGCCATGCGTCTAACAATGCTGATACCTTTGGAGCAAGTAAAGCCCAATACACCATTGACGGGGTAAATTGGATTGATATTGAAGGTACTCAATATGGAAACATCAATAAAATTGTTTTAGAAAATTTAAACCTGAAAGCTAGAGGGATTCGATTAATCGCAACGAATGATCGCACAAATACTTGGTTTGGTATTAAAGATATTGTTGTTAACGAGACAAAGGTAGTAAATGAAACATTGCAATACACGCTAATGGTTCCGAGTCATTTTACAGTGTATCAAGGAACTGGAGCCAATCTATTCGATGGTAATGACTCCACCTTTATTTGGTATAACCCTTCAGGAACAATTAAAGATACATCTGTTGTTGGAGATTATATTGGTGTAGATTTGAAAAAGGAGATTGATTTAGGTAAAGTTTACTTTGCTGTAGGCAGAGATAATGGTGACAAGTGGACAGAGTACCAGTTAGAATATTCAACGGATAATGTGAATTACACCTTATACAAGAAGTATACAGGAAAGGCTTCAGGCCTAGATAAGGTTGAGGAAGATTTAACAGGTATTAAAGCAAGATATGTCCGTCTAAAAAATCTTAAAAATGTAAATGTATGGATTAAGTTTAGTGAAATTCGTGTTGAGGTTGCAAAATTGTCTTCCGAATATACGTATACGAATAACGATAATTATAAAAATATTGCATCACAGCACACACTAGAAAATACAAGCTTAGCTGTAACGACTAATATTACATTGAAACCACAACAATACGTAGGTGTAAAATTAGAACGGATTAAAGAACTCGATCATGTAACCGTAAGCACAACAAGTGACAAATTAACGTTACAGGCTTCTGCGAATGAGGTAGAATGGAACACTCCTATTGAGGGAGCCATTGTAAAATACGTTAGACTACTTAACAACACGGATGAAGATATTACATTCAATCTGAATGAATTTAGTGTTTCTTCTAAGGAAATTTATGGACCAAGTTTTGTAGGGACGGACATGGGAATCTCTGCTGCCTATGGAGCTGACGATTCAAGAAACGCGGGTACTCTGCTAGCTCCTTTTGATAAAAAGTTTGGTACAAAAGCGATCTTTACTGATTTTCAGAGAAAGGGACAGTATATCACTTACTCAGTAGGTGAACCGAGAATTTTTAATAGTTTACGTGTTTATAATGAGGAAAATAATATTAACTATATTCGAGACGCAAAAGTCCAACTGTCAATGGATAACAAAACTTGGACAGATGTCATTACTTTAGGTGATGGTTTGGATAATCTTGCAGGTGGTAAACCAAATTACGCTGACATGATTGCCGATGGCTACACACATGATTCTGCTAACCCAGGAAATTATTATTATGGGAATGATAATATAGGCGGTATTGAGGCCAAATATATTAGAATTGTGTATACAGCAGATTTTTTAGCAAGATTTGCTCATATTAATGAATTCGTCATTAATGGTGGCGAGTACGTTGAAACGGAGAACAATCCAACCTTTGTTGTTGATCCAATTGAGGAAGAAGGATTCGGACCTGGACGTTTAATTGATGGTAACCTTACGACTGCATTTAAACCGAATATGACTAATCGTACAGATGGATCATTGACTTATCGGTTGTCAGACAAAACAGATGTAGCGGTAATCACAATTGTTCAAGGTTCAAATGCCATCTCAAACGCTACCGTAAGTGGTCGGGTTGGTACAGACCAATGGGTTGATCTAGGTATTCTAGATAGAAGTTTAACGACTATTTATAATTCAACCTATGATCATATTTTTGAAATTAAGTTGTCTTGGGGAAATGTGCAACCCCTCATTTATGAAATGAATATTTCAACTAACAAAGAACTAATCCCTGCAGAGGCGGATAAAATAGCTCTGTTGGAAGCGATTACAGAAGCGGAAAAGAAAGTTCAGGCTGATTATACAGTTGAAAGTTGGAACATATTCAGCCAAGCATTAACGGTTGCTCAGGCAATGAATAAAAAGCAATATGCGACCCAAGTAGAAGTGGACTCTGCAGTATCAGCTCTGATAGAAGCGCAAAGTAAGCTTGTGGAAGTTGCAAGCGATTCGAAGGAAATAACGGCATTTAGCTTTATGGACTTGTCTCCGGCGGTGACAGGAACGATTAACGGATCAAATATTAATCTTACTGTTCCTTACGGTACAGATGTAAGTGCATTGATTGCTACATTCACAAGTACTGGAACTTTAATACAGGTAGATGGAGTAGATCAAGTAAGTGGGACAACAGCGAATAACTTCATTTCGCAGGTAGCGTATACAGTAACGGCACAAGATGGAACAACGCAAATATATACAGTGACTGTAACAGTAGCCCCAAGTAATGAGAAAGAAATAACGTCATTCAGCTTTGCGGGCTTGTCACCTGAGGTAATAGGAACCATTAATGGGTCAAATATTGATCTTATTGTTCCTTATGGCACAGATGTAAGTACACTGATCGCTACATTTACTAGTACTGGTTCCTCAATACAGGTGAATGGAACTGATCAAGTGAGCGGCACAACAGCGAATGACTTTACTACACCGGTCACGTACACGGTAACGGCACAAGATGGAACAACGCAATTCTATACAGTGAAAGTAACAGTAGTGACAAGTAATTCGAAGGAGATACTCGCTTTTAGCTTCAACGAATTATCACCTGCAGTGATTGGAAAGATTAACGGGTCAAATATTGATCTTACTGTTCCTCACGGCACAGATGTAAGTGCACTGATCGCTACATTTACTAGTACGGGATCGTTAGTGGAGGTAGCTGGAACAACGCAAGTAAGCGGAACAACGGCGAATGACTTTACTATACCGGTCACCTACACGATAACGGCGCAAGATGGAACAACTCAAACGTACTCAGTAAGCGTAATCGTAGCTGCAAGTAGTTCTAAGGAAATAACGGAATTCAGCTTTATGGGCTTGTCACCTGAGGTTACAGGAACGATTAATGGAACAAACATTGCATTGACTGTACCTAATGGTACTGATTTAAGTGAGTTGATCGCTACATTTACGAGTACGGGAACTACGGTGGAGGTAGATGGAATAACGCAAGTAAGCGGAACAACGGCGAATGACTTTACTACACCGGTAACGTACATCGTAACAGCGCAAGATGGAACAACGCAAACTTATATCGTGACAGTGGCGGTTACAGTGGCCCCAAGTAGTGAGAAGGCAATAACAGCCTTTAGCTTTAAGGGTTTGTCACCTGAGGTTACAGGAACGATTAACGGAACGAATATTGCATTAACTGTTCCATACGGTACAGATGTACGTGCATTGATCGCTACATTCTCTTGCACGGGAACTTCGGTACAGGTAGATGGAACTGAGCAACTGAGTGGAATAACGGCGAATAACTTTACTTTACCGGTAACATACACAGTAACAGCGAAAGATGGAACAACGCAAACTTATACTGTAACGGTGAAAGTAGCCGCTGGTTCTACCAATAATGTAGATCCGGAACCTGTGAAGAAAAATGATGGTAAGCTTACTCTCCTCATTGGTGGTACTGGAACAGCTAATCTTCATGATGAAATTAAAGTAAATGTTCCTGTAGGATCAATCAGTCAACCATTGCAGCTGACGATAGAGAAGATTCTTAATCCGTCTAACTTAATTAATGACAACGATGTATTGATCAGTCCGGTGTTTGAAATTGTTAAAAACTTCTCTGATGAATTCATAAAGCCGATTACGGTAACTGTTAAATTTGATCCGAGCAAACTTGGTGACAATCAAAAACCATCGATTGCTTATTACGACGAAGAGAAAAAGACATGGATTGCATTAGGTGGCACAGTATCTGGTGATGAAATTACAGTAGAGGTTAGTGACGTTGCAACACTTGCAGTATTCGGAGTGAATGAACCTGTCGTACCAAGTGTTGAATTAGCGGATATTCAAGGACATTGGGCAGAAGAAGCTATTAACAAAGCGATTGTCCAAGGTATTGTGAATGGTTATCCTGATGGCAGTTTCCGTCCAGAAGCTTCGATAACGCGACAAGAATTTATCGTGATGTTGGTTCATGCGTTGAAACTTGAGGGTGATCAATCGACACTTCTATTCAACGATAACACGAAAATTAGCGATTGGGCGAAAGACGAAATATCGCTTGCTGTTCAAGCGGGTATCGTAAATGGGTATGCAGATGGCACATTTAGACCAAACGCACAAATTAGTCGTGTCGAGATGAGTGCTTTGTTGGAAGCAGCTATGCGCATCGTATATGGAATGAATGTGGAAACGGAAAACGAATTGACTTTCACAGACAACGAGAATATTCCGGCATGGGCCAAAGAAGCAGTTGCAGTGGTAGCGAGCAACGGTTTAATGACGGGACGCGGCGACAACAACTTTGTTCCAAATGAGGCGACAACGCGAGCAGAAGCAATAACGGTAATTATGAGATTGTTGGAACTTGAAAAATAA
- a CDS encoding cobalamin-independent methionine synthase II family protein, with protein MCNKFQIVGSLLRPADLLEYKTQIEHRDDINYPFYQQFEGYEQCEAKAIQAVVDKEIENGLSIITDGEYSKSMWHLDFVWGLEGVSRYIADHGYFFRDTDGTSKYETRKDIGLRITGELSGKNHHFIKVFKKLQAAAGDHETKLCVPSPSHIFGELSWSDNIGGKEAVYKDRHELKNGLVKAYKEFVEQFATAGGKILQFDDCLWELFADDNPNSPYTGENINQEEVQALATEFIDINNLVIDFGHSLGLKMWTHNCRGNYDSRNMGGGSYAKIANLFLKQLKYDRFFLEWDDERAGSLEALAVFKDKPETEIVLGLLSSKTNTLDDEARVIKMLDEASKIIDKDRLLLSHQCGFASCDGGNELTEAEQWTKINQGLKIAQQYWG; from the coding sequence ATGTGTAATAAATTTCAAATCGTAGGTAGCTTGTTACGTCCGGCTGATCTACTAGAATATAAAACGCAAATTGAGCATCGTGATGACATTAATTATCCATTTTATCAACAATTTGAAGGATATGAGCAATGCGAAGCAAAGGCAATCCAAGCTGTAGTAGATAAAGAAATTGAGAATGGTTTGTCGATTATTACGGATGGTGAATATTCCAAATCCATGTGGCATCTGGACTTTGTCTGGGGCCTCGAAGGGGTTAGCCGCTATATTGCGGATCATGGATATTTTTTCAGAGACACAGATGGAACTTCGAAATACGAGACACGAAAAGATATTGGTCTACGAATTACGGGTGAATTAAGCGGAAAAAATCACCACTTTATTAAAGTATTTAAAAAGCTACAAGCTGCTGCAGGCGACCATGAAACAAAGTTATGTGTTCCTTCTCCATCGCATATTTTTGGTGAATTGTCATGGTCGGATAATATTGGTGGTAAAGAAGCAGTTTATAAAGATAGACATGAGCTTAAAAACGGTCTGGTCAAGGCATATAAGGAATTTGTTGAGCAATTTGCTACTGCGGGAGGGAAAATTCTGCAATTCGACGATTGCTTGTGGGAGCTTTTTGCTGATGACAACCCGAACTCTCCATATACAGGTGAGAACATCAATCAAGAGGAAGTACAAGCTCTTGCTACAGAGTTTATTGATATTAACAATCTAGTAATAGATTTTGGTCATAGTTTAGGCTTGAAGATGTGGACGCATAACTGCCGTGGTAACTATGATTCCCGTAATATGGGTGGAGGCTCATATGCCAAAATTGCTAACCTCTTCTTAAAGCAGCTTAAATATGATCGCTTTTTCCTTGAATGGGACGATGAACGTGCAGGTTCACTTGAGGCGCTTGCTGTGTTTAAGGATAAGCCTGAAACGGAAATTGTACTTGGCTTGTTGTCCTCTAAAACTAATACTCTTGATGATGAAGCTCGTGTAATTAAAATGCTTGATGAAGCATCGAAAATTATTGATAAGGACAGATTATTGCTTTCTCATCAGTGCGGTTTTGCGTCATGTGATGGTGGTAATGAATTAACTGAGGCTGAGCAGTGGACGAAGATTAATCAAGGATTAAAAATTGCCCAGCAATATTGGGGGTAA
- a CDS encoding methionine ABC transporter ATP-binding protein, whose protein sequence is MIELVDLYKLYKTNKGTVVGVDNVNLHIAKGEIFGIVGYSGAGKSSVLRCINLLETPTSGRVLVNGVDLTTLNKNELRVARQKIGMIFQHFYLVGSKTVFENVALALEAADKPKWSIPSKVTELLQLVGLGDKADSYPAQLSGGQKQRVGIARSLANDPQVLLCDEATSALDPMTTQSILSLLREINRKLGLTIVLITHEMEVVKELCHRVAIMQNGKVIEDGNVYEIFANPVQPLTQEFINSVLEFKLPAKLWEKLDPSGKVLKVLFRDDAAQQSIISDLLKKSGIQANILHGKIEYIGEKPLGTFIMEVTGTDEEVDSAIRYLNERSCIVEVVHHV, encoded by the coding sequence TTGATTGAACTAGTTGACTTATACAAGCTGTACAAAACGAATAAAGGCACAGTCGTTGGCGTCGACAACGTCAATCTTCATATTGCAAAAGGTGAAATATTTGGAATCGTCGGTTATAGTGGCGCAGGTAAGAGCTCAGTACTGCGTTGTATCAACCTGCTTGAGACGCCAACATCTGGCAGAGTGTTGGTGAATGGCGTTGACCTCACCACTCTGAATAAAAATGAGCTGAGAGTCGCTCGGCAAAAGATCGGCATGATCTTTCAACATTTTTATCTTGTCGGAAGTAAAACCGTATTCGAGAATGTCGCGCTTGCTTTGGAAGCAGCGGACAAGCCAAAGTGGTCTATTCCAAGCAAAGTTACGGAGCTACTTCAGCTCGTTGGTCTAGGGGATAAGGCAGACAGCTATCCTGCTCAATTAAGTGGAGGTCAAAAACAGCGTGTTGGCATCGCACGATCGTTGGCGAACGATCCGCAAGTGCTGCTATGCGATGAAGCAACGTCAGCACTTGATCCGATGACGACACAGTCTATACTGTCACTACTTCGCGAAATTAATCGCAAACTTGGGCTTACTATTGTGCTCATCACACATGAGATGGAAGTTGTGAAGGAGTTATGTCACAGGGTTGCCATCATGCAAAATGGAAAAGTAATTGAAGACGGTAACGTATATGAGATTTTTGCTAATCCGGTACAGCCGCTGACTCAGGAATTTATCAATAGTGTTTTGGAATTTAAGTTACCAGCTAAACTTTGGGAGAAGCTTGACCCATCTGGAAAAGTATTAAAAGTATTGTTCCGTGACGATGCTGCCCAGCAGTCTATTATTTCAGATTTACTGAAGAAGAGTGGAATTCAAGCAAATATTTTGCATGGGAAAATCGAGTATATAGGCGAAAAACCTCTCGGAACTTTCATAATGGAAGTAACCGGAACCGATGAAGAAGTCGATTCGGCCATTCGGTATTTGAATGAACGATCTTGTATTGTGGAGGTGGTTCATCATGTCTAG
- a CDS encoding ABC transporter permease: protein MSSSFIEILPDMAKAFYETLYMVGISLLIAFVAGLPLGVLLFISSKGLFSENRVINMILGVISNIVRSIPFLILLVLLLKFTQFLLGTTIGPTAAAVPLSVAAIPFFARLVENSLREVNKGIIEAAIAMGARPWFIIRKVLLPEAKSGIISGLTITAISLLGFSAMAGTVGGGGIGDLAIRFGYYRYDNEVLFTTVILLIVVVQIIQIVGDWASRKVDKR, encoded by the coding sequence ATGTCTAGCTCATTCATCGAAATACTTCCCGATATGGCAAAAGCATTTTATGAAACACTCTACATGGTTGGTATCTCCCTACTGATTGCTTTTGTTGCTGGTCTGCCGCTTGGTGTATTGTTATTTATAAGCAGTAAAGGTCTATTTTCAGAGAATCGTGTTATTAATATGATTTTGGGTGTAATTTCGAATATTGTACGCTCAATACCGTTCTTAATTTTGCTTGTGTTACTGTTGAAATTCACTCAATTTTTACTTGGAACTACAATTGGTCCAACAGCTGCAGCTGTTCCGCTCTCTGTTGCAGCGATTCCATTCTTTGCGCGTTTGGTAGAAAACTCGCTTAGAGAGGTCAATAAAGGAATCATTGAAGCTGCTATTGCAATGGGTGCAAGACCTTGGTTTATTATTCGCAAAGTATTGCTACCTGAAGCGAAGTCGGGAATTATTTCAGGTCTTACTATAACGGCAATCAGCTTGCTTGGTTTCTCTGCGATGGCAGGTACGGTTGGTGGCGGAGGAATTGGCGATCTCGCTATCCGATTCGGCTATTATCGATATGATAATGAAGTACTGTTCACAACAGTTATTCTTCTAATCGTAGTTGTTCAAATTATCCAAATCGTTGGTGATTGGGCATCTCGTAAAGTAGATAAACGTTAA
- a CDS encoding MetQ/NlpA family ABC transporter substrate-binding protein, with translation MKKQLTIVTVCILLMSLLAACGSNNTQEGTSSNEGAAGEKKTLKIGATAGPYSDMVNKAIKPLMEEKGYKIEIVEFNDYVQPNRSLDNGSIDANLFQHIIYLNKFAEDNKLELSAVTSVPTAPMGLYSNTIKSIDDIKEGSSLTIANDPANLARSLLLLQDIGLVTIKADADPATISDKDIETNVKNLKITSLEAAQLPRTLDSSDLSVVAGNFALAAGMDLTTALQLENMAENYRNVVAVRTKDIESQFAKDLKEVIESAEFEKTMDEQFQGFSKPEWMTK, from the coding sequence TTGAAAAAACAATTAACAATCGTTACGGTGTGCATCTTATTGATGTCATTGCTTGCCGCATGTGGTAGTAACAACACGCAAGAAGGAACGAGTTCTAACGAAGGTGCTGCTGGGGAGAAAAAAACGTTAAAAATTGGTGCAACTGCAGGTCCTTATAGTGATATGGTGAACAAAGCGATTAAGCCTCTTATGGAAGAGAAGGGCTACAAGATTGAGATCGTGGAATTTAATGATTATGTTCAGCCCAACAGATCGCTTGATAACGGGTCGATCGATGCTAACCTGTTCCAACACATTATTTATTTGAATAAGTTTGCCGAGGATAACAAGCTTGAACTTAGCGCTGTCACTAGTGTTCCAACTGCGCCAATGGGTTTGTATTCTAACACAATCAAATCTATTGATGATATTAAAGAGGGAAGTTCGCTTACGATAGCGAATGATCCTGCCAATCTTGCACGCTCACTACTGCTGCTTCAGGATATTGGGTTAGTTACAATCAAAGCAGATGCAGATCCGGCAACAATTTCCGATAAGGATATCGAAACTAATGTTAAAAATCTTAAAATAACTTCACTTGAAGCTGCTCAGCTTCCGCGTACACTGGACAGCTCTGATCTGTCTGTAGTAGCAGGAAACTTCGCACTAGCAGCGGGTATGGACCTGACTACTGCATTGCAACTTGAGAATATGGCTGAAAACTATCGTAACGTTGTAGCTGTTAGAACAAAAGATATCGAAAGCCAATTCGCTAAAGATTTGAAAGAAGTTATTGAATCTGCTGAGTTTGAGAAAACGATGGACGAGCAGTTCCAAGGCTTCTCTAAACCTGAATGGATGACAAAATAA
- a CDS encoding RNA polymerase sigma factor, whose translation MNDNQIIEKIKQGEQQYFRVLYDRYFEYAVRVSTIILRNQQSSAKDVVQEAFIRVYRKLNQFDMDREFKPWFYTILLNECKRISQKNNDSEVAGEQVVEPLYQDRHPFIEYESLYIAIQQLEEHNRVPVILKYMHDMKDQEIADILQENVNTIKSRLYKARIKLKNLLKHESGGAVQ comes from the coding sequence TTGAATGATAATCAAATTATTGAAAAAATAAAGCAAGGTGAACAGCAATATTTTAGAGTGCTTTATGATAGGTACTTTGAATATGCAGTGAGGGTTTCAACCATTATTTTACGAAATCAGCAATCGTCAGCGAAAGATGTTGTTCAGGAAGCATTTATAAGAGTTTATCGAAAGTTAAATCAATTTGACATGGATCGCGAATTTAAACCATGGTTTTATACGATATTACTAAATGAATGCAAACGAATAAGCCAAAAGAACAACGATTCGGAAGTTGCAGGCGAACAAGTGGTGGAGCCATTGTATCAAGATCGGCATCCTTTCATTGAATATGAATCTCTTTATATCGCGATTCAGCAGCTAGAAGAGCATAATCGAGTGCCAGTTATTTTGAAATATATGCATGATATGAAGGATCAGGAAATTGCAGATATATTACAGGAAAATGTAAATACGATTAAATCACGGCTATACAAGGCTCGTATAAAACTGAAAAATTTGTTGAAGCATGAATCTGGAGGTGCAGTTCAATGA